The proteins below come from a single Miscanthus floridulus cultivar M001 chromosome 1, ASM1932011v1, whole genome shotgun sequence genomic window:
- the LOC136465393 gene encoding uncharacterized protein produces MEIMAQAVAGFAHGGHGGNGGNRGGACHPEGPSSYQDFLKTHPPTFTPTDEPMDAEHWLHILEQKFLLLNVADEQKVCFVAQQLLGFASAWWDTFHAMQQPNHPATWQEFTTAFREFYIPASVINRKLTEFLELRQGSMIVMDYVNKFNHLSQYAGIHVDTDKKKKDRFFHGLSYILQKKLYTMNYQTFGAMMNAAIAIEGLQQDSQVEWNRKRVAAGSSSHPDTQKVRKCSSILEQTQ; encoded by the exons ATGGAGATAATGGCACAAGCTGTCGCTGGCTTCGCCCACGGAGGCCACGGGGGAaatggtgggaacaggggtggtgcctgccatcctgagggaccctcctcttaccaggacttcctcaagacccacccacccacttTCACGCCGACAGATGAGCCTATGGATGCAGAGCACTGGCTTCacattctggagcagaagtttctgttgctcaatGTGGCCGACGAACAGAAAGTGTGCTTTGTAGCTCAGCAACTATTGGGGTTtgcaagtgcatggtgggataccttccatgccatgcagcagccaAATCATCCAgcaacctggcaggagttcaccacagcattcagagagttctatattcctgctaGTGTCATCAACCGAAAGCTGACCGAGTTCCTGGAGCTACGACAGGGGAGTATGATAGTGATGgactatgtgaataagttcaatcacttatcccagtatgctggcattcatgtggacactgacaagaagaagaaggaccgatTCTTTCATGGCCTCTCTTATATCCTTCAGAAGAAGTTGTACACTATGAACTATCAGACTTTTGGGGCAATGATGAACGCTGCCATCGCCATAGAGGGCTTGCAGCAGGATTCACAGGTGGAGTGGAATAGGAAGCGGGTGGCTgcggggtcttctagccaccctgatactcagaag GTtcgcaaatgttcatcaatactcgAACAGacacagtaa